A genomic stretch from bacterium includes:
- a CDS encoding DUF1330 domain-containing protein: protein MPASQPRPEQIEALAKNHPEGDLYMLNLLKFRDEAVYADGRETDLTGQQAYMLYGAAVQKIIEGFGGGLLFGGAANELVIGDGELEWDWVGIMRYPSFEAFAKMTASEEYQAIHVHRDAGLEHQVLINCLDAAQSIARLQAASA from the coding sequence ATGCCTGCCAGCCAGCCCCGCCCGGAACAGATCGAAGCCCTCGCGAAGAACCATCCCGAAGGCGATCTCTACATGCTGAACCTGCTGAAGTTCCGGGACGAGGCGGTCTACGCGGACGGTCGCGAGACGGATCTGACGGGACAGCAGGCGTACATGCTCTACGGCGCCGCGGTCCAGAAGATCATCGAGGGCTTCGGTGGCGGGCTGCTTTTCGGGGGCGCCGCGAACGAGCTGGTGATCGGCGACGGCGAGCTCGAGTGGGACTGGGTCGGGATCATGCGATACCCGAGCTTCGAGGCTTTCGCGAAGATGACCGCGAGCGAGGAATACCAGGCGATCCACGTCCACCGTGACGCCGGCCTCGAGCACCAGGTCCTGATCAACTGCCTGGATGCCGCGCAGTCGATCGCGCGACTGCAGGCGGCGAGCGCGTGA